Proteins from a single region of Choloepus didactylus isolate mChoDid1 chromosome 10, mChoDid1.pri, whole genome shotgun sequence:
- the ZBTB34 gene encoding zinc finger and BTB domain-containing protein 34 isoform X1, whose amino-acid sequence MSGLKSFSFSKIWLWRLTNIGSNPGSANHQLCDLGLRFMSVEMDSSSFIQFDVPEYSSTVLSQLNELRLQGKLCDIIVHIQGQPFRAHKAVLAASSPYFRDHSALSTMSGLSISVIKNPNVFEQLLSFCYTGRMSLQLKDVVSFLTAASFLQMQCVIDKCTQILESIHSKISVGDIDSVTIGAAETPESRNGVKDGSFFANPVEISPPYCSQVRQPTASSDLRMETTPSKALRSRLQEEGHSDRGSSGSVSEYEIQIEGDHEQGDLLARESQITEVKVKMEKSDRPSCSDSSSLGDDGYHTEMVDGEQVVAVNVGSYGSVLQHAYSYSQAASQPTSGVSEAFGSLSNSSPSRSMLSCFRGGRARQKRALSVHLHSDLQGLVQGSDSEAMMNNPGYESSPRERSARGHWYPYSERLICIYCGKSFNQKGSLDRHMRLHMGITPFVCKFCGKKYTRKDQLEYHIRGHTDDKPFRCEICGKCFPFQGTLNQHLRKNHPGVAEVRSRIESPERTDVYVEQKLENDASASEMALDSRMEIHTVSEVPD is encoded by the coding sequence ATTACGCTTCATGTCGGTAGAAATGGACAGCAGCAGTTTTATTCAGTTTGATGTGCCTGAGTACAGCAGCACCGTTCTGAGCCAGCTAAATGAACTCCGCCTGCAAGGGAAACTATGTGACATCATTGTCCACATTCAGGGTCAGCCATTCCGAGCCCACAAAGCTGTCCTTGCTGCCAGCTCCCCATATTTCCGGGACCATTCAGCGTTAAGTACCATGAGTGGCTTGTCAATATCAGTGATTAAAAATCCCAATGTGTTTGAACAGTTGCTTTCATTTTGTTACACTGGAAGAATGTCCTTGCAGCTGAAGGATGTTGTCAGTTTTCTAACTGCAGCTAGCTTTCTTCAGATGCAGTGTGTCATTGACAAGTGCACACAGATCTTAGAGAGCATCCATTCAAAAATCAGTGTTGGAGATATTGACTCCGTTACTATCGGTGCTGCAGAGACTCCAGAAAGTCGAAATGGTGTTAAAGACGGCAGCTTTTTTGCCAACCCAGTTGAGATTTCCCCTCCATATTGCTCTCAGGTGCGGCAACCCACTGCAAGCAGTGATCTTCGGATGGAGACAACCCCCAGCAAAGCTTTGCGCAGCCGCTTACAAGAGGAAGGGCATTCAGACCGAGGGAGCAGTGGGAGCGTTTCTGAgtatgaaattcagatagagggGGACCATGAACAAGGAGACCTGTTGGCGAGGGAGAGCCAGATCACTGAGGTGAAAGTGAAGATGGAGAAGTCTGACCGGCCCAGCTGTTCCGACAGCTCCTCCCTGGGTGATGATGGGTACCACACCGAGATGGTTGATGGGGAACAAGTTGTGGCAGTGAATGTGGGTTCCTATGGTTCTGTGCTACAGCATGCATATTCATATTCCCAAGCAGCCTCACAGCCAACCAGTGGTGTATCAGAAGCTTTTGGAAGTTTGAGTAATTCCAGTCCATCCAGATCCATGCTGAGCTGTTTCCGAGGAGGGCGTGCCCGCCAGAAGCGGGCTCTTTCTGTCCATCTGCACAGTGATCTTCAGGGTTTGGTGCAAGGGTCTGACAGCGAAGCTATGATGAATAACCCCGGGTATGAGAGCAGTCCCCGGGAGAGGAGTGCAAGAGGTCACTGGTACCCGTACAGTGAGAGGTTGATCTGTATTTACTGTGGAAAGTCCTTCAACCAGAAAGGAAGCCTTGATAGGCACATGCGGCTCCATATGGGAATCACCCCCTTTGTGTGCAAATTCTGCGGGAAGAAGTATACACGGAAGGACCAACTGGAGTATCACATCCGCGGCCATACTGATGATAAACCATTCCGCTGTGAGATTTGTGGGAAGTGCTTTCCATTCCAAGGTACCCTCAACCAGCACCTGCGGAAAAACCACCCAGGAGTAGCTGAAGTCAGGAGTCGCATTGAGTCCCCTGAGAGAACAGATGTGTACGTGGaacagaaactagaaaatgatgcGTCAGCCTCAGAGATGGCCCTAGATTCCCGGATGGAAATTCATACAGTATCCGAAGTTCCTGATTAA
- the ZBTB34 gene encoding zinc finger and BTB domain-containing protein 34 isoform X2 translates to MENLMEECNSRLRFMSVEMDSSSFIQFDVPEYSSTVLSQLNELRLQGKLCDIIVHIQGQPFRAHKAVLAASSPYFRDHSALSTMSGLSISVIKNPNVFEQLLSFCYTGRMSLQLKDVVSFLTAASFLQMQCVIDKCTQILESIHSKISVGDIDSVTIGAAETPESRNGVKDGSFFANPVEISPPYCSQVRQPTASSDLRMETTPSKALRSRLQEEGHSDRGSSGSVSEYEIQIEGDHEQGDLLARESQITEVKVKMEKSDRPSCSDSSSLGDDGYHTEMVDGEQVVAVNVGSYGSVLQHAYSYSQAASQPTSGVSEAFGSLSNSSPSRSMLSCFRGGRARQKRALSVHLHSDLQGLVQGSDSEAMMNNPGYESSPRERSARGHWYPYSERLICIYCGKSFNQKGSLDRHMRLHMGITPFVCKFCGKKYTRKDQLEYHIRGHTDDKPFRCEICGKCFPFQGTLNQHLRKNHPGVAEVRSRIESPERTDVYVEQKLENDASASEMALDSRMEIHTVSEVPD, encoded by the coding sequence ATTACGCTTCATGTCGGTAGAAATGGACAGCAGCAGTTTTATTCAGTTTGATGTGCCTGAGTACAGCAGCACCGTTCTGAGCCAGCTAAATGAACTCCGCCTGCAAGGGAAACTATGTGACATCATTGTCCACATTCAGGGTCAGCCATTCCGAGCCCACAAAGCTGTCCTTGCTGCCAGCTCCCCATATTTCCGGGACCATTCAGCGTTAAGTACCATGAGTGGCTTGTCAATATCAGTGATTAAAAATCCCAATGTGTTTGAACAGTTGCTTTCATTTTGTTACACTGGAAGAATGTCCTTGCAGCTGAAGGATGTTGTCAGTTTTCTAACTGCAGCTAGCTTTCTTCAGATGCAGTGTGTCATTGACAAGTGCACACAGATCTTAGAGAGCATCCATTCAAAAATCAGTGTTGGAGATATTGACTCCGTTACTATCGGTGCTGCAGAGACTCCAGAAAGTCGAAATGGTGTTAAAGACGGCAGCTTTTTTGCCAACCCAGTTGAGATTTCCCCTCCATATTGCTCTCAGGTGCGGCAACCCACTGCAAGCAGTGATCTTCGGATGGAGACAACCCCCAGCAAAGCTTTGCGCAGCCGCTTACAAGAGGAAGGGCATTCAGACCGAGGGAGCAGTGGGAGCGTTTCTGAgtatgaaattcagatagagggGGACCATGAACAAGGAGACCTGTTGGCGAGGGAGAGCCAGATCACTGAGGTGAAAGTGAAGATGGAGAAGTCTGACCGGCCCAGCTGTTCCGACAGCTCCTCCCTGGGTGATGATGGGTACCACACCGAGATGGTTGATGGGGAACAAGTTGTGGCAGTGAATGTGGGTTCCTATGGTTCTGTGCTACAGCATGCATATTCATATTCCCAAGCAGCCTCACAGCCAACCAGTGGTGTATCAGAAGCTTTTGGAAGTTTGAGTAATTCCAGTCCATCCAGATCCATGCTGAGCTGTTTCCGAGGAGGGCGTGCCCGCCAGAAGCGGGCTCTTTCTGTCCATCTGCACAGTGATCTTCAGGGTTTGGTGCAAGGGTCTGACAGCGAAGCTATGATGAATAACCCCGGGTATGAGAGCAGTCCCCGGGAGAGGAGTGCAAGAGGTCACTGGTACCCGTACAGTGAGAGGTTGATCTGTATTTACTGTGGAAAGTCCTTCAACCAGAAAGGAAGCCTTGATAGGCACATGCGGCTCCATATGGGAATCACCCCCTTTGTGTGCAAATTCTGCGGGAAGAAGTATACACGGAAGGACCAACTGGAGTATCACATCCGCGGCCATACTGATGATAAACCATTCCGCTGTGAGATTTGTGGGAAGTGCTTTCCATTCCAAGGTACCCTCAACCAGCACCTGCGGAAAAACCACCCAGGAGTAGCTGAAGTCAGGAGTCGCATTGAGTCCCCTGAGAGAACAGATGTGTACGTGGaacagaaactagaaaatgatgcGTCAGCCTCAGAGATGGCCCTAGATTCCCGGATGGAAATTCATACAGTATCCGAAGTTCCTGATTAA
- the ZBTB34 gene encoding zinc finger and BTB domain-containing protein 34 isoform X3: MSVEMDSSSFIQFDVPEYSSTVLSQLNELRLQGKLCDIIVHIQGQPFRAHKAVLAASSPYFRDHSALSTMSGLSISVIKNPNVFEQLLSFCYTGRMSLQLKDVVSFLTAASFLQMQCVIDKCTQILESIHSKISVGDIDSVTIGAAETPESRNGVKDGSFFANPVEISPPYCSQVRQPTASSDLRMETTPSKALRSRLQEEGHSDRGSSGSVSEYEIQIEGDHEQGDLLARESQITEVKVKMEKSDRPSCSDSSSLGDDGYHTEMVDGEQVVAVNVGSYGSVLQHAYSYSQAASQPTSGVSEAFGSLSNSSPSRSMLSCFRGGRARQKRALSVHLHSDLQGLVQGSDSEAMMNNPGYESSPRERSARGHWYPYSERLICIYCGKSFNQKGSLDRHMRLHMGITPFVCKFCGKKYTRKDQLEYHIRGHTDDKPFRCEICGKCFPFQGTLNQHLRKNHPGVAEVRSRIESPERTDVYVEQKLENDASASEMALDSRMEIHTVSEVPD, encoded by the coding sequence ATGTCGGTAGAAATGGACAGCAGCAGTTTTATTCAGTTTGATGTGCCTGAGTACAGCAGCACCGTTCTGAGCCAGCTAAATGAACTCCGCCTGCAAGGGAAACTATGTGACATCATTGTCCACATTCAGGGTCAGCCATTCCGAGCCCACAAAGCTGTCCTTGCTGCCAGCTCCCCATATTTCCGGGACCATTCAGCGTTAAGTACCATGAGTGGCTTGTCAATATCAGTGATTAAAAATCCCAATGTGTTTGAACAGTTGCTTTCATTTTGTTACACTGGAAGAATGTCCTTGCAGCTGAAGGATGTTGTCAGTTTTCTAACTGCAGCTAGCTTTCTTCAGATGCAGTGTGTCATTGACAAGTGCACACAGATCTTAGAGAGCATCCATTCAAAAATCAGTGTTGGAGATATTGACTCCGTTACTATCGGTGCTGCAGAGACTCCAGAAAGTCGAAATGGTGTTAAAGACGGCAGCTTTTTTGCCAACCCAGTTGAGATTTCCCCTCCATATTGCTCTCAGGTGCGGCAACCCACTGCAAGCAGTGATCTTCGGATGGAGACAACCCCCAGCAAAGCTTTGCGCAGCCGCTTACAAGAGGAAGGGCATTCAGACCGAGGGAGCAGTGGGAGCGTTTCTGAgtatgaaattcagatagagggGGACCATGAACAAGGAGACCTGTTGGCGAGGGAGAGCCAGATCACTGAGGTGAAAGTGAAGATGGAGAAGTCTGACCGGCCCAGCTGTTCCGACAGCTCCTCCCTGGGTGATGATGGGTACCACACCGAGATGGTTGATGGGGAACAAGTTGTGGCAGTGAATGTGGGTTCCTATGGTTCTGTGCTACAGCATGCATATTCATATTCCCAAGCAGCCTCACAGCCAACCAGTGGTGTATCAGAAGCTTTTGGAAGTTTGAGTAATTCCAGTCCATCCAGATCCATGCTGAGCTGTTTCCGAGGAGGGCGTGCCCGCCAGAAGCGGGCTCTTTCTGTCCATCTGCACAGTGATCTTCAGGGTTTGGTGCAAGGGTCTGACAGCGAAGCTATGATGAATAACCCCGGGTATGAGAGCAGTCCCCGGGAGAGGAGTGCAAGAGGTCACTGGTACCCGTACAGTGAGAGGTTGATCTGTATTTACTGTGGAAAGTCCTTCAACCAGAAAGGAAGCCTTGATAGGCACATGCGGCTCCATATGGGAATCACCCCCTTTGTGTGCAAATTCTGCGGGAAGAAGTATACACGGAAGGACCAACTGGAGTATCACATCCGCGGCCATACTGATGATAAACCATTCCGCTGTGAGATTTGTGGGAAGTGCTTTCCATTCCAAGGTACCCTCAACCAGCACCTGCGGAAAAACCACCCAGGAGTAGCTGAAGTCAGGAGTCGCATTGAGTCCCCTGAGAGAACAGATGTGTACGTGGaacagaaactagaaaatgatgcGTCAGCCTCAGAGATGGCCCTAGATTCCCGGATGGAAATTCATACAGTATCCGAAGTTCCTGATTAA